From one Papio anubis isolate 15944 chromosome 12, Panubis1.0, whole genome shotgun sequence genomic stretch:
- the HINFP gene encoding histone H4 transcription factor isoform X2, whose translation MRNHVNHYKCPLCDMTCPLPSSLRNHMRFRHSEDRPFKCDCCDYSCKNLIDLQKHLDTHSEEPAYRCDFENCTFTARSLCSIKSHYRKVHEGDSEPRYKCHVCDKCFTRGNNLTVHLRKKHQFKWPSGHPRFRYKEHEDGYMRLQLVRYESVELTQQLLRQPQEGSGLGTSLNESSLQGIILETVPGEPGRKEEEEEGKVGDGTALSASQDNPSSVIHVVNQTNAQGQQEIVYYVLSEAPGEPPPAPEPPSGGIMEKLQGITEEPEIQMV comes from the exons ATGCGCAACCATG TGAATCACTATAAGTGCCCTCTGTGTGACATGACCTGCCCGCTGCCTTCCTCCCTCCGCAACCACATGCGCTTTCGTCACAGTGAGGACCGGCCCTTTAAATGTGACTGTTGTGACTACAG CTGCAAGAATCTTATTGATCTCCAGAAGCACCTGGATACCCACAGTGAGGAGCCAGCCTACAGGTGTGATTTTGAGAACTGCACCTTCACTGCTCGCTCCCTCTGCTCTATCAAGTCCCATTACCGCAAAGTACACGAA GGAGACTCTGAGCCAAGGTACAAATGTCATGTGTGTGACAAATGCTTCACACGGGGCAACAACCTCACCGTGCACCTTCGCAAGAAGCACCAGTTCAAGTGGCCCTCAGGGCATCCCCGTTTTCG GTACAAGGAACATGAAGATGGCTATATGCGGCTGCAGCTGGTTCGCTACGAGAGTGTAGAGCTGACACAGCAACTGCTGCGGCAACCACAGGAGGGATCGGGCCTGGGAACGTCGCTGAACGAGAGCAGCCTGCAGGGCATTATTCTGGAAACAGTGCCAGGGGAGCCAGGACgtaaggaagaggaagaggagggcaaGGTTGGCGACGGGACAGCCCTCTCAGCCTCTCAGGACAACCCCAGTTCTGTCATCCATGTGGTGAATCAGACCAATGCCCAAGGCCAGCAAGAGATTGTCTACTATGTGCTGTCTGAAGCCCCAGGAgagcctcccccagcccctgagcCACCCTCAGGGGGCATCATGGAAAAGCTTCAAGGAATAACTGAGGAGCCAGAGATCCAGATGGTTTGA